One Glycine max cultivar Williams 82 chromosome 6, Glycine_max_v4.0, whole genome shotgun sequence DNA segment encodes these proteins:
- the LOC100781936 gene encoding zinc finger-containing ubiquitin peptidase 1, producing the protein MNSDSFVSCPFCDSHVPLSQRTGHFKTHFWDLGNDFDLPPVSQSQSQSLPREQAANGSRSGANYSCGGETNSDNGECKVNEKISCLIGSQTRSNFYKVEGGLMALLRCCLESEVGNSYSILSGYVDHFQCLESVDAGWGCGWRNIQMLCSHLLVQRPEARKALFCGSGFVPDILSLQRWLEIAWEKGFDAPGSAQFNHVIWGSKEWIGTTECAALLRSFALQARVVDFGPKDSQSLTGSSVDDMMDKASIHNMVKRKAEKSKGYQVLMDFVWNYFSDKSSIQFGQQHVVISEKTPLYFQHDGHSRTIVGIQVNRQQKGHLQYNLLVLDPAHSTDALERSLRLRVGWEKLIKRGMHTLKKPQYQLCYVDPGIASEEEMEKLKTIDSVFLEF; encoded by the exons atgaattCTGATTCATTCGTTAGTTGCCCCTTCTGCGATTCACATGTACCCTTATCTCAACGCACTGG GCACTTCAAGACGCACTTTTGGGATCTCGGAAATGATTTTGACCTGCCCCCAGTATCTCAATCTCAATCTCAATCTCTTCCG AGAGAGCAAGCAGCCAATGGCTCACGGTCTGGAGCAAACTATTCGTGTGGTGGTGAGACTAATAGTGATAATGGGGAATGCAAAGTGAATGAAAAAATCTCTTGCTTGATTGGTTCTCAGACAAGGAGCAATTTTTACAAAGTTGAAGGGGGTTTGATGGCATTGTTGAGATGCTGTTTAGAGTCTGAAGTTGGAAATTCTTATAGTATTTTGTCAGGTTATGTTGATCATTTCCAGTGCCTTGAATCTGTGGATGCTGGATGGGGTTGTGGCTGGCGTAACATTCAGATGCTTTGTTCTCACTTACTAGTGCAAAGACCAGAAGCAAGGAAAGCTTTGTTTTGTGGTTCGGGATTTGTTCCTGATATCCTTTCACTCCAGAGATGGCTTGAGATTGCTTGGGAAAAGGGTTTTGATGCGCCTGGATCAGCTCAATTCAATCATGTTATTTGGGGTTCAAAAGAATGGATAGGAACTACTGAGTGCGCTGCTCTTTTGCGTTCCTTTGCTCTTCAGGCAAGAGTAGTGGATTTTGGTCCTAAGGATTCCCAATCCCTTACTGGTTCAAGTGTTGATGACATGATGGATAAAGCAAGTATTCATAATATGGTAAAAAGAAAAGCTGAAAAGAGTAAGGGTTATCAAGTTCTCATGGATTTTGTGTGGAATTACTTTTCTGATAAAAGCTCAATCCAATTTGGCCAGCAGCATGTTGTGATCAGTGAGAAAAC GCCTCTATACTTTCAACATGATGGTCACTCAAGAACAATAGTTGGAATTCAAGTCAACCGTCAACAAAAAGGACATCTTCAATATAATCTCTTAGTTTTGGACCCTGCTCAT AGTACGGATGCTCTTGAAAGATCACTAAGGCTGAGAGTTGGATGGGAGAAACTCATAAAAAGAGGAATGCATACACTGAAGAAGCCACAATACCAG TTGTGTTATGTTGATCCTGGAATCGCTAGTGAGGAGGAGATGGAAAAACTCAAGACAATTGATAGTGTCTTCCTTGAATTTTAA
- the LOC100813653 gene encoding protein RESPONSE TO LOW SULFUR 3, which translates to MVLTMMAAIGIGIKQEKKMPTVVAESELKKRNEELEKELRESKEREEQMKRELQSAWERLRVAEEAEERLCSQLGELEAEAVYQARDYHARIVSLMDQLSRAQSLLLKTSASSISLPSSS; encoded by the coding sequence ATGGTGCTGACGATGATGGCGGCGATCGGCATCGGCATCAAGCAAGAGAAGAAAATGCCAACGGTGGTGGCGGAGAGCGAGCTGAAGAAGCGGAACGAGGAGCTGGAGAAGGAGCTCAGAGAGAGCAAGGAGAGGGAGGAGCAGATGAAGCGCGAACTCCAGAGCGCGTGGGAGAGGCTGCGCGTGGCCGAGGAGGCCGAGGAGAGGCTCTGCTCCCAGCTCGGGGAGCTCGAAGCAGAGGCAGTTTACCAGGCGCGTGACTACCACGCGCGAATCGTCTCTCTCATGGACCAGCTCTCACGCGCTCAGAGCCTCCTCCTCAAGACTAGCGCCTCCTCCATTTCGCTTCCTTCCTCCTCCTAA
- the LOC121172606 gene encoding ABC transporter B family member 14-like, translating into MINKQQSIICSTFTGVLRNEVGWFDKSENTVGSLTSRITSDTAMVKVIIADRMSVILQCVSSILIATVVSMAVNWRMSLVAWAVMPCHFIGGLIQAKSAKGFSGDYSAAHSELVALASESTTNIRTVASFCHEEQVLGKAKTSLEIPKKNYRKESIKYGIIQGFSLCLWNIAHAVALWYTTILIDRGQATFKNGIRSYQIFSLTVPSITELYTLIPTVISAISILTPAFKTLDRKTEIEPDTPDDSQPERIHGNVEFENVKFNYPSRPTVTVLDNFSLRIEAGLKVAFVGPSGAGKSSVLALLLRFYDPQAGKVLIDGKNIQKYNIRWLRTQIGLVQQEPLLFNCSVRDNICYGNSGASESEIVEVAKEANIHEFVSNLPNGYNTVVGEKGCQFSGGQKQRIAIARTLLKKPAILLLDEATSALDAESERIIVNALKAIHLKEDSGLCSRTTQITVAHRLSTVINSDTIVVMDKGKVVEMGSHSTLIAAEAGLYSRIFRLQSFEETS; encoded by the coding sequence ATGATTAACAAACAGCAGTCAATAATCTGTTCAACTTTTACAGGTGTGCTACGTAATGAAGTAGGCTGGTTTGACAAATCAGAGAATACTGTTGGTTCATTGACTTCACGCATTACCAGTGACACTGCCATGGTCAAAGTTATCATTGCTGATCGGATGTCTGTAATTCTGCAATGTGTTTCCTCCATACTCATAGCAACAGTTGTCAGCATGGCTGTCAACTGGAGAATGAGTTTGGTAGCTTGGGCTGTGATGCCCTGCCACTTCATAGGTGGTCTCATTCAAGCCAAGTCTGCCAAAGGATTTTCAGGTGACTACTCTGCTGCACATTCTGAGCTTGTTGCTCTTGCATCTGAGTCCACAACCAACATAAGGACAGTTGCATCATTCTGTCATGAAGAACAAGTACTGGGGAAAGCCAAAACATCCCTGGAAAttccaaagaaaaattataggaaAGAAAGTATCAAATATGGGATCATTCAAGGCTTCTCCCTTTGCTTGTGGAACATTGCACATGCTGTTGCTTTGTGGTACACAACAATTCTGATTGACAGAGGTCAAGCCACCTTTAAAAATGGAATAAGATCATACCAAATTTTTTCTCTAACAGTTCCTTCCATCACAGAATTATACACACTGATCCCAACTGTCATCTCTGCTATCAGTATACTAACTCCAGCATTCAAAACCCTTGAccgtaaaacagaaattgaacCAGACACACCAGATGATTCCCAACCTGAGAGGATCCATGGAAATGTAgaatttgaaaatgtaaaattcaaCTACCCTTCAAGACCCACAGTCACTGTTCTTGACAATTTTAGTTTACGAATTGAAGCTGGATTGAAGGTGGCTTTTGTAGGACCAAGTGGAGCTGGAAAATCCTCTGTTTTGGCCCTTTTACTAAGATTTTATGATCCACAGGCAGGAAAGGTATTAATTGATGGGAAAAACAtacagaaatataatataagatgGTTAAGGACACAAATAGGACTGGTACAACAAGAGCCACTGCTTTTTAATTGCTCGGTTAGAGACAATATTTGCTATGGCAATAGTGGGGCTTCTGAAAGTGAAATAGTGGAGGTTGCTAAAGAAGCAAACATACATGAATTTGTAAGTAATCTACCAAATGGATATAACACTGTTGTTGGAGAGAAAGGCTGCCAGTTTTCCGGAGGACAAAAGCAAAGAATAGCTATTGCCAGAACATTACTAAAGAAGCCTGCAATATTACTCCTAGACGAAGCAACAAGTGCTCTTGATGCTGAGTCTGAAAGAATTATAGTGAATGCTTTAAAAGCAATACATCTGAAGGAAGACAGTGGCTTGTGTTCAAGAACCACCCAGATCACAGTAGCTCATAGGCTTTCCACAGTAATAAACTCAGATACTATAGTTGTCATGGATAAAGGTAAAGTTGTAGAGATGGGTTCCCACTCAACCCTAATAGCAGCAGAAGCAGGACTTTATTCAAGGATATTCAGGTTACAGAGCTTTGAAGAAACTTCATAG